TGCGGGACGCGGGTCTACCGGACGCCTGGGTAGGAGCGGGGGTGCTGCGGGATCTCGTCTGGGGCCAACGGTTCGGGGACGGCTTCAACCCTCAGGACGTCCGGGACGTCGACGTTGCCTTCTTCGACCCCGACGACCTCACCGGCGGCAACGACGTCGCGGCCACCGAGCTGCTACGACGCTACGAACCGGCGGTTCCCTGGGAGGCGACCAACCAGGCCGCCGTGCACACCTGGTACGAGAGCGTGTTCGGCACGGGCCCGGTCGCTGCCCTCGGCTCCGTGACCGAGGCGGTGGCCACCTGGCCGGAGACCGCCACCTGCGTCGCGGTGCGTCTGGACGCTGCCGAGACACTGCACGTCTGCGCCCCGCTCGGGCTGGACGACCTGCTCCACGGCGTATGGCGGCGCAATCCGCGTCGAGTGACCGTCGAGCTGTCCCGCGCCCGCCTTGCCCGTCACGAGCCGAGCAGACGATGGCCGAAGGTGCGGGTCATCCCGCCGTAGCCACACCCCGCGAACCGCCCGGCTCCTGACCTACGGCAGGGCAGAGAAACCGCACGCGGGCACGTGTGCGCCCGCCGCAATCGGGTAGGCATCGCTGCTACCCGCGTGATCCGGACGGCTACCCGATCGAGCCGGGCCGTCCTGGCCTGAGGGACGGACACCCCCGGCGGAAGGAGAACCGTGAACCACGCCGAGTTCCTCGAAGCGGTGGGGAAGCGGGCGGGGCTGCCACCGGCGGAGGCGGCGACTGTCACCGGGGCCGCGCTCACGACCCTGGCCGAGCGGGTCAGTGGCGGCGAGGCGCGGGAGCTCGCCGCGCAGCTGCCGGACGAGTTCCGGGGGTACCTGCACAAGACCGTGGATTTCGCCGAACAGCTCGACCTGGTGGAGTTCCTCAACGAGGTGGCGGCCCGCGCGGGCATGGACGATCAGCGGGCCGCCGACGGTGCCCGCGCAGTGCTGACCACCCTGCGCGAGGCGGTGGC
This sequence is a window from Micromonospora sp. NBRC 110009. Protein-coding genes within it:
- a CDS encoding nucleotidyltransferase family protein — translated: MAELITSCPWLRNVLVVVRDAGLPDAWVGAGVLRDLVWGQRFGDGFNPQDVRDVDVAFFDPDDLTGGNDVAATELLRRYEPAVPWEATNQAAVHTWYESVFGTGPVAALGSVTEAVATWPETATCVAVRLDAAETLHVCAPLGLDDLLHGVWRRNPRRVTVELSRARLARHEPSRRWPKVRVIPP
- a CDS encoding DUF2267 domain-containing protein: MNHAEFLEAVGKRAGLPPAEAATVTGAALTTLAERVSGGEARELAAQLPDEFRGYLHKTVDFAEQLDLVEFLNEVAARAGMDDQRAADGARAVLTTLREAVAAEVLAALESELSKDIRQLFQPVSRGDEGVTEPPVS